The following nucleotide sequence is from Anopheles stephensi strain Indian chromosome 3, UCI_ANSTEP_V1.0, whole genome shotgun sequence.
TGCAGTGAACGCGACGGGACAGAGAGGTGTAGTACCGTTGGCGAATCGTTTGTTCCTTGCAAACGAGACAACCTGTTCGATGTCCTGCAGATAGCTGAGCCGTTTCAGCTCATATGCTTGGGGAGGTGTAAGCCAAATACGTTCGCTATTGTGCGCTTCGAGCAGGTTGCTTGGAGTATCCCACTTAAAAAGAGGCTAAAAACGCGTAATCAGTATAATACTATTATCGCTTTCAGTGACATGCGCTACATTTACTTACAAAATATTGTTGAACCTGAAGTACTCGCTGCATTCAGGTACCACGGTCGATAGAGCGTCCAATGCGATGAGTTAAAATGCCGTCTCGAAACGCTTCTTATGCAAAATGGTTGGAGTTATCCAGGTGGACCATTCGTACAGGTTGCACACATCGGGTACGATCTTAATCCGTGcacacttacttacttacttacttacttacttacttacttacttacttacttacttacttacttacttacttacttacttacttacttacttacttacttacttacttatcaggcgctacaaccgctttgcggtcttggcctgctgcaacaatcctcgatactgctcacggtttagcgccgtcgtctgccaatccgatATCCCGgtcgttctggcggacgcatcaacgccatcactccatctcaatttgagcctaccacgcctcctctgtccgtttggacggcctaaaagtaCTTTaagggctgggtcgtccggtgtcattctcatcacgtgaccagcccaccggagcctagcgagtctaattcgctgcacgatagtgagatcatcgtacagctcgtagagctcgtcattgttgcggctcctccattgtccttccacatacacggggccaaaaatccttctgagcatcttcctctcgaacgcggctaagagggcttcgtcagttttggacagagtccatgtgtcagaggcgtatgtgagtactgggactataaatgttctgtacagtcccagcttcgtccgtcgcgacaggtatttagagtggagaagtttcctcacgatgtagtatgaccggttggcagccagcacccctacgcgtaactcaacatcaatgttgttgtcggtgctgacttttgaccccagataggtgaagttttggacgacttcaaaggtgcggtcacctatcggTACATCacataagcttctgctacataggagagcctcaaaccaatgatgtctatgtcatgtctatgaaaaaaaaatattttttggacggtgcggCTGTCTGTTATCGTGAAATCCGTGTATCGCATAATTGTAACTGCTGCCTGTAGTCGATAGGTTATTTGAGGCAGGGTGACTGGTCCTGCGCTCATGCCCCCAGGTACCTCTGGAGGACCTCGTGGCAGCTCGGTTTAACGTCTGGTTCTCCCCCCGACGTACAGGCAGACCAATTACCTGGTCTgcccacccccctcctgttGAGCCTTGCTCACCATCCGCCCAAGGGGTTGGGACAGGTCCGTGTACCCAAGCTTGGAtatgtggggggggggggggggggtaagtTACCACTCTGTACGACGAGGACGTGACGGAATAGGAGTTGGGTAGGAGAGCCTGTGTAACCACGAAAGGAGTCTCGAATCCTACCCCATTAACAGAGCACGTGCACACAGTTCCCGACATTGCGCCACACCATCGTGCACACGTACAAACGGCGCGATCACGCTCTTGTTGTGCGCTTTCCGGTTTAAATATGAACGACCTCGGCCCCGACACTGTGGTAAGCGAGTCGGTAGCTATTGCTGGTAGCAGATTGCTCCATGCGAGCGTTGAGCCTTGCCTATCGAATGCCACACCGGAGAAAACTACCGCATTGGGCCTGAAGGATGTTTGTTCGGGACGTTTGAATGCCAGCAGCTAGAAGCCATTCAATTATTCAGTTTACTTCGAATGAAACGATTCTGCGCTAGTTTTTTTACCTTGTAGTTGCAGTTCAACGCATGCGCGTCGCACTTCGATCCATCTCGTGCAAGTATGATTAAGCTAGCCGATTCACGCAAAAACTGTGCAAACTTACGCATCTTGCTACggttgtttaatttaaaccTATCGCCTCCAAATTGTGGTTCCGATATCGAAAAGTGTGCACGTGCAAACACAATTTCTACGATATTATACTACGAAAAGCGGCTACAAATCAGTCCTTAAGCACCGTATACAATGTGGTCAGGTTACACTCCAGCGTAAACAGTTGAATCGCGCCTTATCATTGTTTACGCTTCATGTGTCAAACTGGAGCCTTGATCAGCGGCAATCGTACTAGATAAGCCGATTCTATCTTGGAAATATAGATTAGAAGCGAAAAAGGTGGGAGCTGTAAGTTTTTTGCAAGCATAATACATAGTAAAAAGCAAAGTATTTTTGGATACAATCGGTCCTTCCGCAGCACGATGCGCAAGTACGCAAAATACTGGCGTGACTCAGCATCCGTGATCGTTGTGGCCCGTAACCGGAATAATGAGCTGGATGAGCATGGGTACAATTACAAGGTAAGTTGCAGATATTGCCATCGGAAGACCTCTATTAAATTGAGCCCCTTTTTTCAGGTACTTGTATTCAAGCGCACAGAGAAGACGAGTTTCCTTCCGAACCACATCGTATTTCCTGGAGGTTCGTTCGATGCACAGGACGATTCTTTGGACTGGTTAAAACTGTTCGCCAAGCAAAGCATACCACCGGAAGCGCTCGAAACAGTGAGTGCTATCTCCGGTCCACGGCCCTACATTTTCTGCACAACGGAAGACGATTTGCTTGACCGTAACATATCCATGCGTTTGTGTGCCTTAAGAGAGTGTTTCGAGGAGCTGGGCGTACTGCTGGTGACAAACAAGGGACCCCCAGATGGGTACAGCGCGGCCCGGCATGCGTTTGATGTGCGCACTTGGCAGACGGATGTTCACGATGGTAGGAA
It contains:
- the LOC118509056 gene encoding nucleoside diphosphate-linked moiety X motif 19-like, whose product is MQRVLQVQQYFWDTPSNLLEAHNSERIWLTPPQAYELKRLSYLQDIEQVVSFARNKRFANGTTPLCPVAFTAAEWDRFGFAGKQPLSYKL